A single genomic interval of Rhododendron vialii isolate Sample 1 chromosome 3a, ASM3025357v1 harbors:
- the LOC131320640 gene encoding U-box domain-containing protein 62 isoform X2, which produces MASEDMGLVPPQRLDTNGLTSQMVFQQEGLRFNSRPVADPSPKTRELSGFIDDRYFQSQGAAADFRRSLYVDDGNRLGQSLNGNGQGGGEGSEGDEEEEDDDDDEEDDEEDDMEEREVGSSRGLMHSGNDNSNARATVNGNHQQGRSNQYHNAVTIADANGDLYYSQYPHGLEGSGSGQKGVGVENGCGGSGRKEGSYSTESGESLRMILSDPLTGALMDDAIILPCGHSFGGGGVQQVLRNKACCTCSHPVSEESVSPNLSLRAAVQAFRREEELNVYRSSKRRRDRFEQVCISMTPTPKLYYPNPCCSF; this is translated from the exons ATGGCCTCGGAAGACATGGGCCTAGTCCCACCCCAGCGCCTAGACACCAACGGGTTAACCTCTCAGATGGTTTTCCAGCAGGAGGGCCTCCGGTTCAACTCGCGCCCGGTCGCCGACCCCAGTCCGAAGACCCGGGAGCTCAGCGGCTTCATTGACGACCGGTATTTTCAATCCCAAGGGGCCGCGGCGGATTTCCGGCGGAGCTTGTACGTCGACGACGGGAATCGGCTGGGGCAGAGTTTGAACGGGAACGGACAGGGCGGCGGCGAGGGGTCCGAaggagatgaggaggaagaggatgacgacgacgacgaagaaGATGACGAGGAGGACGACATGGAGGAAAGGGAGG TTGGGTCAAGTAGGGGATTAATGCATTCTGGAAATGATAACAGCAATGCAAGAGCAACTGTTAACGGTAATCATCAACAGGGACGATCTAATCAGTACCACAATGCTGTAACAATTGCGGATGCAAATGGGGATTTGTACTATTCGCAGTATCCGCACGGACTTGAGGGGTCGGGCAGTGGGCAAAAGGGCGTAGGGGTTGAAAATGGTTGTGGGGGCAGTGGAAGAAAGGAGGGTTCGTATTCCACCGAGTCTGGAGAATCTCTAAGGATGATTCTATCTGATCCTTTGAC AGGAGCACTTATGGATGACGCAATTATATTGCCTTGCGGGCATTCCTTTGGAGGTGGCGGAGTACAGCAAGTTCTCAGAAAT AAAGCTTGCTGTACCTGCTCTCATCCAGTATCAGAAGAGTCTGTATCACCAAATCTAT CTCTTCGAGCCGCTGTCCAGGCATTCCGTCGGGAAGAAGAGTTAAATGTTTACCGCtcatcaaaaagaagaagagatagaTTTGAACAG GTTTGTATATCCATGACCCCTACCCCAAAACTGTATTATCCTAATCCGTGTTGTTCTTTTTAG